A part of Vespertiliibacter pulmonis genomic DNA contains:
- a CDS encoding replication-associated recombination protein A, producing the protein MSTFSFDFSTDFRPLSAKMRPRHLDEYIGQSHLIGIGKPLRRAIESGHSHSMILWGPPGTGKTTLAEIIASELEAEVERLSAVTSGIKEIREAIERAKINYQTGRRTLLFVDEAHRFNKSQQDAFLPYIEDGTIIFVGATTENPSFELNNALLSRTRIYILKPLQAVDIIKVLQNALTDKTRGLGNETIILQDDVLALLADYVNGDARFALNCLELMSDMAELLPEGKVFNRQLLTEVLGERQARFDKGGDRYYDLISALHKSVRGSSPDGALYWYARILTAGGDPLYVARRLLAIASEDVGNADPRGMQIALSAWDCYTRVGAAEGERAIAQAIVYLAVAPKSNAVYTAFNMAKELVKEAKDYDVPEHLRNAPTKLMESLGYGKEYRYAHNELNAYAAGENYFPPELKDTQFYFPTERGMEKQIKEKLAWLKEQDQASDLKRYS; encoded by the coding sequence ATGAGCACATTTTCTTTTGATTTTTCAACCGATTTTCGACCGCTTTCTGCCAAAATGCGTCCACGGCACTTAGATGAATATATTGGGCAATCTCATCTTATTGGTATTGGAAAGCCCTTACGCCGTGCAATAGAATCAGGGCATAGCCATTCAATGATTCTTTGGGGGCCCCCTGGCACAGGTAAAACAACTTTAGCAGAAATTATTGCCTCAGAATTAGAGGCAGAAGTTGAGCGGCTTTCTGCGGTAACTAGTGGAATAAAAGAGATCAGAGAAGCGATTGAACGGGCAAAAATAAATTACCAAACAGGGAGACGAACTCTACTTTTTGTTGATGAAGCTCACCGTTTTAATAAAAGCCAGCAAGATGCGTTTTTACCCTATATTGAAGACGGGACAATTATTTTTGTTGGAGCGACAACAGAAAATCCTTCATTTGAATTAAATAACGCTTTGCTTTCACGCACTCGAATTTATATTCTCAAGCCTTTACAAGCGGTCGATATCATAAAAGTTTTGCAAAATGCTTTAACAGATAAAACACGGGGTTTAGGCAATGAAACGATTATTTTACAAGATGATGTATTAGCTCTATTAGCCGATTATGTGAATGGCGATGCTCGTTTTGCCTTAAACTGTTTAGAACTGATGTCAGATATGGCAGAGCTCCTTCCCGAAGGAAAAGTATTTAATCGACAGCTTTTAACAGAAGTGCTAGGTGAACGGCAAGCTCGCTTTGATAAAGGGGGCGATCGCTATTATGATCTTATTTCGGCATTGCATAAATCTGTGCGAGGATCATCTCCTGATGGAGCATTATATTGGTATGCTCGAATTTTAACGGCAGGGGGAGACCCATTATATGTTGCAAGACGATTATTGGCGATTGCTTCTGAAGATGTGGGGAATGCAGATCCTAGAGGTATGCAAATTGCCTTATCTGCGTGGGATTGTTATACCCGAGTTGGGGCGGCTGAAGGGGAAAGAGCGATTGCCCAAGCGATTGTTTATCTTGCCGTTGCGCCGAAAAGTAATGCAGTTTATACAGCGTTTAATATGGCAAAAGAGCTAGTAAAAGAAGCAAAAGATTATGATGTGCCAGAGCATTTACGCAATGCCCCAACGAAATTGATGGAATCATTAGGGTATGGTAAAGAGTATCGTTATGCACATAATGAACTGAATGCTTATGCTGCTGGGGAAAATTATTTTCCACCAGAGTTGAAAGATACACAATTTTATTTCCCAACGGAGAGGGGAATGGAAAAACAGATTAAAGAAAAATTAGCGTGGTTAAAAGAACAAGATCAAGCCAGTGATTTGAAACGATATTCATAA
- the mreD gene encoding rod shape-determining protein MreD, with the protein MKQNTIFQFLILVLIFIVAFVLEIMPWPAGFQALRPAWVVLVLIYWALALPSKISVGTAFVAGIVWDVILGSILGVHALVLSIAIYFVAKHHLILRNLSLWLQGILVVFYVSLIRFSIFFVELILHGAEFNSQELFGALISGILWPWVFLLMRHIRRGLQLR; encoded by the coding sequence GTGAAACAAAATACCATTTTTCAATTTCTTATATTAGTGCTGATTTTTATTGTTGCATTTGTATTAGAAATTATGCCTTGGCCCGCAGGTTTTCAAGCATTACGCCCAGCTTGGGTTGTATTAGTACTTATTTATTGGGCGTTAGCGTTACCGAGCAAAATTAGTGTTGGCACAGCATTTGTTGCAGGGATTGTTTGGGATGTTATTTTAGGGTCAATTTTAGGGGTGCACGCCTTAGTTTTATCTATTGCAATTTACTTTGTAGCAAAACATCATCTAATTTTACGCAATCTATCACTTTGGTTACAAGGAATATTGGTTGTTTTTTATGTTAGCTTAATTCGTTTCTCAATTTTCTTCGTTGAATTGATCTTACACGGTGCTGAATTCAATTCACAAGAACTTTTTGGAGCATTAATTAGCGGTATTTTATGGCCTTGGGTCTTTTTATTAATGCGTCATATTCGCCGAGGTTTACAACTACGTTAA
- the mreC gene encoding rod shape-determining protein MreC: MKPIFAKVPSLGVRLFAAMTLSIACIFLDGRSSAMLQVRNVLETAVSGLYYFANTPRVVLDGVSNNFIDSQKLKIENQALRQQLREQSADLLLLNQLKVENQRLRLLLSSPLRQDEYKKVAEVLTAEMDAYRQQIVINQGKADGAFVGQPVIDERGVVGQVISVGENSSRVLMLTDVTHAIPVQVLRNDVRGIASGTGHNEELILDHLPRTVDIAKGDVLVTSGLGGNFPEGYPVAVVETVVNNGASHFARATARPLASLERLRYLLLLWPTGEDSRKTQKISPQDVRNVVEERRQSLNRLDRLKSIKKVKINEEQEKQPPVEAVDEIPETENQMGVEQ, translated from the coding sequence ATGAAACCAATTTTTGCTAAAGTCCCTTCCCTTGGTGTCCGTCTTTTTGCAGCAATGACACTTTCTATTGCCTGCATCTTTTTAGATGGGCGAAGCTCTGCAATGTTACAAGTGCGTAATGTACTTGAGACAGCGGTCAGTGGCTTATACTATTTTGCAAATACACCGAGAGTCGTGTTAGATGGTGTCAGTAATAATTTTATTGATAGCCAAAAATTGAAAATCGAAAATCAAGCATTACGCCAGCAATTACGTGAACAAAGTGCAGATTTATTACTGCTTAATCAGTTAAAAGTGGAAAATCAGCGTTTACGCTTATTACTTAGCTCACCCTTAAGACAAGATGAATATAAAAAAGTAGCGGAAGTGCTTACTGCAGAAATGGATGCATATCGCCAACAAATTGTAATCAATCAAGGAAAAGCTGATGGTGCTTTTGTTGGCCAGCCTGTTATTGATGAGCGAGGGGTCGTTGGGCAAGTTATTTCAGTGGGTGAAAATAGTAGCCGAGTGTTAATGCTAACAGATGTGACTCATGCTATTCCTGTACAAGTATTACGCAATGATGTTCGAGGTATTGCAAGTGGGACAGGGCATAATGAAGAATTAATTTTAGATCATCTTCCTCGTACTGTAGATATTGCAAAAGGTGATGTTTTGGTTACCTCTGGGTTAGGGGGGAATTTCCCTGAAGGTTATCCGGTTGCTGTGGTTGAAACAGTTGTGAATAATGGGGCGAGCCATTTTGCTCGAGCAACTGCACGTCCACTTGCTTCATTAGAACGTTTGCGTTATTTATTACTATTGTGGCCAACGGGGGAAGACTCTCGTAAAACGCAGAAAATCTCTCCACAAGATGTTCGTAATGTGGTAGAAGAGCGTCGTCAAAGTTTAAACCGATTAGACCGCTTGAAATCAATTAAAAAAGTAAAAATAAATGAAGAACAAGAAAAGCAGCCACCAGTAGAAGCGGTTGATGAAATACCAGAAACTGAAAATCAAATGGGAGTAGAGCAGTGA
- a CDS encoding rod shape-determining protein, with protein sequence MFKKFLGLFSNDLSIDLGTANTLIYVKGQGIVLDEPSVVAVRQDRMGTSKSIAAVGINAKSMLGRTPKSITAIRPMKDGVIADFHVTEKMLQHFIKQVHSNNFMRPSPRVLICVPAGATQVERKAIKESAMRAGAREVHLIEEPMAAAIGAGLPVAEAAGSMVIDIGGGTTEVAVLSLNGIVHSSSVRIGGDKFDEAIIAYVRRHYGSAIGETTAERIKQEIATAYLQNEDEIRTMEVHGHNLAEGAPRTFTLTSKEVLEAIEQPLTGIVEAVKAVLEQCPPELAADIFERGMVLTGGGALMQNLDVLLSNATGVPVIVAEDPLTCVARGGGKALDMIDMHGGDVFSDDI encoded by the coding sequence ATGTTTAAAAAATTTCTAGGGCTTTTTTCAAATGATCTTTCTATTGATCTCGGTACAGCAAATACGCTTATTTATGTAAAAGGGCAAGGTATTGTGCTTGATGAACCTTCGGTAGTTGCTGTTCGTCAAGATCGTATGGGGACATCAAAAAGTATTGCCGCAGTTGGAATTAACGCCAAATCGATGTTAGGGCGTACGCCAAAAAGTATTACAGCAATTCGCCCAATGAAAGATGGTGTGATTGCTGATTTCCATGTGACAGAAAAAATGTTGCAACATTTTATTAAGCAGGTACATAGTAATAATTTTATGCGTCCTAGCCCTCGAGTACTCATTTGTGTACCAGCAGGTGCTACCCAAGTAGAACGTAAAGCGATTAAAGAGTCTGCAATGCGAGCAGGAGCTAGAGAGGTTCACTTAATTGAAGAACCGATGGCAGCTGCGATTGGGGCAGGACTACCTGTTGCTGAGGCTGCTGGTTCAATGGTAATTGATATTGGTGGTGGCACAACGGAAGTGGCTGTATTATCACTGAATGGCATTGTGCATTCGTCATCAGTACGGATTGGTGGTGATAAATTTGATGAAGCGATTATTGCTTATGTTCGCCGTCATTACGGTTCAGCGATTGGTGAAACAACGGCAGAACGTATTAAACAAGAAATTGCCACGGCTTATCTGCAAAATGAAGATGAAATACGAACAATGGAAGTACATGGACATAACCTTGCAGAAGGTGCACCAAGAACTTTCACATTAACGTCTAAAGAAGTATTGGAAGCAATTGAACAGCCGTTAACTGGCATTGTTGAAGCGGTAAAAGCGGTATTAGAACAATGCCCACCTGAATTAGCCGCAGATATTTTTGAACGAGGAATGGTATTAACAGGCGGCGGTGCTTTAATGCAAAACCTTGATGTATTACTTTCAAATGCAACAGGGGTACCTGTGATTGTTGCAGAAGACCCACTTACTTGTGTTGCTCGTGGTGGTGGTAAGGCACTTGATATGATTGATATGCACGGTGGTGATGTATTTAGTGATGATATTTAA
- the pntA gene encoding Re/Si-specific NAD(P)(+) transhydrogenase subunit alpha, with translation MLIGIPKELLANESRVAATPKTVEQILKLGFDVIVEHNAGFNASFEDTAYAQAGATIGNQQAVWNADIIFKVNPPTDDEITLLKEGATLISFVWPAQNPTLMEKLSAKNINVLAMDCVPRISRAQSLDALSSMANIAGYRAVVEAAHEFGRFFTGQITAAGKVPPAKVLVIGAGVAGLAAIGAANSLGAIVRSFDSRPEVKEQVQSMGAEFLEIDFKEEGGSGDGYAKVMSEEFNKRALALYAEQAKDVDIIITTALIPGKPAPRLITKEMVESMKPGSVIVDLAAATGGNCELTKAGEVVITDNQVKIIGYTDLPSRLPAQSSQLYGTNLVNLLKLLTKEKDGNIDINFDDVVLRGVTVIRQGEITFPAPPIQVSAQPQQTIKATQAVKKEEKIADPRIKYGVMATIGLLFLLIMSVAPSEFLSHFTVFVLSCVVGYYVVWNVSHALHTPLMAVTNAISGIIIVGALLQIAQGGLFISLLAFIAILVASINIFGGFKVTQRMLAMFRKG, from the coding sequence ATGCTAATTGGTATTCCTAAAGAACTGCTCGCTAACGAAAGTAGAGTGGCGGCAACGCCCAAGACTGTTGAGCAAATTCTTAAATTAGGTTTCGATGTTATTGTTGAACATAATGCAGGGTTTAACGCTAGCTTTGAAGATACTGCTTATGCTCAGGCTGGAGCAACTATTGGTAATCAACAAGCGGTTTGGAATGCTGATATTATATTCAAAGTCAATCCCCCAACTGATGATGAAATTACGCTATTAAAAGAAGGGGCTACCTTAATTAGCTTTGTTTGGCCTGCACAAAATCCAACGTTAATGGAAAAATTATCGGCAAAAAATATTAACGTACTTGCAATGGATTGTGTTCCCCGTATTTCACGGGCTCAATCTCTTGATGCTCTTAGCTCAATGGCAAACATTGCGGGGTATCGTGCGGTTGTTGAAGCAGCCCACGAATTTGGCCGCTTTTTTACAGGACAAATTACTGCTGCGGGTAAAGTTCCTCCAGCTAAAGTCCTTGTAATCGGTGCAGGCGTTGCGGGGTTAGCTGCAATTGGAGCAGCAAATAGCTTAGGTGCGATTGTACGATCTTTTGACTCTCGTCCAGAAGTAAAAGAACAAGTACAAAGTATGGGTGCTGAATTTTTAGAAATCGATTTCAAAGAAGAAGGCGGAAGTGGTGATGGCTATGCCAAAGTAATGTCTGAAGAATTCAACAAACGTGCTTTAGCGTTATACGCTGAACAAGCAAAAGATGTTGATATTATTATTACAACCGCTCTCATTCCTGGAAAGCCAGCCCCTCGACTTATTACTAAAGAAATGGTTGAGTCAATGAAGCCTGGCTCAGTCATTGTTGATCTTGCTGCCGCCACAGGAGGTAATTGTGAGCTAACTAAAGCGGGAGAAGTTGTTATTACCGATAATCAAGTAAAAATTATCGGTTATACTGACTTACCAAGCCGTTTACCTGCCCAATCCTCTCAACTTTACGGCACAAATTTAGTAAATCTTCTTAAACTTCTTACCAAAGAGAAAGACGGCAACATTGATATTAATTTTGATGATGTGGTATTGCGTGGCGTTACCGTCATTCGCCAAGGGGAAATCACCTTCCCAGCCCCACCAATTCAAGTATCGGCTCAGCCACAACAAACGATAAAAGCAACGCAAGCGGTTAAAAAAGAAGAAAAAATTGCTGATCCTCGTATTAAATACGGCGTAATGGCAACGATTGGCTTACTATTCTTACTTATTATGTCTGTTGCTCCATCTGAATTTTTATCTCATTTCACGGTATTTGTACTCTCGTGTGTTGTTGGCTATTATGTTGTTTGGAATGTAAGCCACGCTCTGCATACCCCACTTATGGCAGTAACTAACGCTATTTCTGGTATTATTATTGTCGGTGCATTACTACAAATTGCTCAGGGAGGCTTATTTATCAGCCTACTTGCTTTCATTGCAATTTTAGTGGCGAGTATCAATATTTTCGGTGGCTTTAAAGTTACTCAACGTATGCTTGCTATGTTCAGAAAAGGTTAA
- the pntB gene encoding Re/Si-specific NAD(P)(+) transhydrogenase subunit beta: MSLGLVQAAYIIAALLFIMSLAGLSKHETAKAGCWYGISGMTIALITTIFGPESQGTIWILIAMAIGGFIGVRKALKVEMTEMPELVAILHSFVGLAAVLVGFNSYGLHHIDNTTLQTIHNVEVFLGIFIGAVTFTGSIVAFGKLSGKINSKALMLPHRHKLNLIAIIISALLMIVFINHPDNIFPVLVMTIIALAFGWHLVASIGGADMPVVVSMLNSYSGWAAAAAGFMLNNDLLIVTGALVGSSGAILSYIMCKAMNRSFISVIAGGFGNDVVVSSETEQGEHRETTAEEVAEMLKNASSVIITPGYGMAVAQAQYPVAEITQKLRERGINVRFGIHPVAGRLPGHMNVLLAEAKVPYDIVLEMDEINDDFSNTDVVLVIGANDTVNPAAMDDPNSPIAGMPVLEVWNADNVIVFKRSMAVGYAGVQNPLFFKENTQMLFGDAKERVDDILKAL, from the coding sequence ATGTCTTTAGGTTTAGTACAAGCTGCATACATTATTGCAGCCCTTCTATTTATTATGAGTTTGGCAGGATTATCCAAACATGAAACTGCAAAAGCTGGGTGTTGGTACGGTATTTCTGGTATGACCATCGCTCTTATTACCACCATTTTTGGCCCTGAATCACAAGGAACAATTTGGATCTTAATTGCAATGGCAATTGGCGGATTTATTGGCGTTCGTAAAGCACTCAAAGTAGAGATGACAGAAATGCCAGAGCTTGTTGCAATTTTGCATAGTTTTGTCGGGCTTGCTGCAGTTCTCGTTGGTTTTAACAGCTATGGATTACATCACATTGATAATACAACTTTACAAACAATTCACAATGTTGAAGTCTTTTTAGGGATCTTTATTGGTGCAGTAACCTTCACGGGGTCTATTGTTGCCTTTGGAAAACTCAGTGGTAAAATAAATTCCAAAGCCTTAATGCTACCTCACCGTCATAAATTAAATTTAATTGCTATTATTATTTCAGCGTTATTGATGATTGTTTTTATCAATCATCCAGACAATATCTTCCCCGTATTAGTGATGACGATAATTGCTCTTGCTTTTGGCTGGCATTTAGTTGCCTCAATTGGTGGAGCTGATATGCCCGTAGTAGTTTCAATGCTAAATTCTTATTCAGGTTGGGCGGCAGCGGCGGCTGGTTTTATGCTCAATAATGACCTACTCATCGTAACAGGGGCATTAGTTGGTTCATCAGGTGCAATCCTCTCTTACATTATGTGTAAAGCAATGAACCGCTCATTTATCAGCGTAATTGCAGGTGGATTTGGTAATGATGTGGTTGTGAGCAGTGAAACAGAACAAGGTGAACACCGAGAAACAACGGCAGAAGAAGTCGCTGAAATGTTAAAAAATGCCAGCTCAGTTATTATCACTCCAGGCTACGGAATGGCGGTTGCTCAAGCTCAATATCCTGTGGCAGAAATCACACAAAAATTGCGTGAACGTGGGATCAATGTACGTTTTGGTATTCACCCCGTAGCTGGTCGCTTACCTGGGCATATGAATGTACTCCTCGCTGAAGCAAAAGTGCCTTATGACATTGTGCTAGAAATGGACGAAATCAATGATGATTTTTCCAATACTGATGTAGTGCTAGTTATCGGTGCAAATGATACCGTCAATCCAGCCGCAATGGACGATCCTAATAGTCCTATTGCGGGAATGCCTGTGTTAGAAGTTTGGAATGCTGACAATGTAATTGTCTTTAAACGCTCAATGGCAGTAGGCTATGCAGGGGTACAAAATCCACTGTTCTTTAAAGAAAATACACAAATGCTATTTGGTGATGCAAAAGAACGTGTTGATGATATTTTAAAAGCTCTTTAA
- a CDS encoding DNA glycosylase has translation MSEFIEEHPFPPLLPPNTTVMMMGTFPPAAEKRCMNFYYPNFQNDMWRIYGEIFFSNPLHFQIKDEKQFDSAKISQFIQQKGIALCPTVNKAIREHNNASDKYLKVVEAVNLNTILPQIPNCQWLFTTGGKATDILLNMLPTKTKAPKTNEWIDYHYNNFQLKLYRLPSTSRAYPLSFSKKVEAYRQFFLLSGIL, from the coding sequence ATGTCTGAATTTATCGAAGAGCACCCATTTCCCCCCTTACTCCCACCGAATACAACCGTAATGATGATGGGAACTTTCCCGCCTGCTGCAGAAAAACGATGTATGAATTTTTATTATCCTAATTTCCAAAATGATATGTGGCGAATCTATGGTGAAATTTTTTTCAGTAATCCACTACATTTCCAAATAAAAGATGAAAAGCAGTTCGACTCTGCAAAAATATCACAATTTATACAACAGAAAGGCATTGCTCTTTGCCCTACGGTAAATAAAGCCATTAGAGAACATAACAATGCGTCTGATAAATATTTAAAGGTTGTAGAAGCAGTTAATTTGAATACTATATTACCACAAATCCCAAATTGCCAATGGCTATTTACCACAGGTGGAAAAGCAACGGATATTCTGCTAAATATGCTCCCTACTAAAACGAAAGCGCCCAAAACTAATGAATGGATTGACTATCACTACAATAATTTTCAACTCAAACTGTATCGTTTACCATCAACGTCAAGAGCTTACCCACTCAGTTTTTCTAAAAAAGTAGAAGCCTATCGACAATTCTTCCTCCTTTCTGGAATTTTATAA
- the lpxA gene encoding acyl-ACP--UDP-N-acetylglucosamine O-acyltransferase gives MQLIDPSAKISPLAVIEEGVIVGKNVEIGPFCVIGKGVKIGAGTKIHSHVVIQGDTEIGEDNQIFQFASIGEINQDLKYRGEPTKTIIGDRNRIRESVTIHRGTVQGGGITKIGNDNLFMINCHIAHDCSIGNHCIIANNGTLAGHVTLDDFVIVGGMSAIHQFVVIGSHVMLGGGSMVSQDVPPYVVAQGNHAQPFGVNLEGLKRRGFEKATMHAIRNVYKLIYRSGKTLEEAIVEIEQYAKTEAAISLFLDFFKRSTRGIIR, from the coding sequence ATGCAACTTATTGATCCTTCAGCAAAAATTAGCCCACTTGCAGTGATTGAAGAGGGAGTTATTGTTGGTAAAAATGTTGAGATAGGTCCGTTTTGTGTGATCGGTAAAGGTGTTAAAATTGGGGCTGGCACAAAAATTCATTCTCATGTTGTGATCCAAGGTGATACTGAAATTGGGGAAGATAATCAGATTTTCCAATTTGCAAGTATTGGTGAAATTAACCAAGATCTTAAATACCGTGGTGAGCCAACTAAAACGATTATTGGTGATCGAAATCGTATTCGTGAAAGTGTTACTATTCACCGTGGAACAGTACAAGGCGGGGGAATAACTAAAATTGGCAATGATAATTTATTTATGATTAATTGTCATATCGCTCACGATTGTTCTATTGGTAATCATTGTATTATTGCAAATAATGGTACGCTTGCAGGGCATGTTACGTTAGATGATTTTGTGATTGTAGGTGGAATGTCAGCTATTCACCAATTTGTTGTTATTGGTTCTCACGTTATGTTAGGCGGTGGTTCAATGGTGAGTCAAGATGTTCCGCCTTATGTTGTAGCACAAGGTAATCACGCACAGCCATTTGGGGTTAATTTAGAAGGGTTAAAACGCCGAGGTTTTGAAAAAGCCACAATGCACGCTATTCGTAATGTATATAAACTTATTTACCGCAGTGGCAAAACATTGGAAGAGGCGATTGTTGAAATTGAGCAGTACGCTAAAACAGAAGCAGCAATTAGCCTGTTTTTAGATTTCTTCAAGCGTTCTACTCGGGGTATTATCCGTTAG
- the fabZ gene encoding 3-hydroxyacyl-ACP dehydratase FabZ, which yields MSELSEVSKIVEIEEIMRLLPHRYPFLMVDRVLDFEEGKWLTAIKNVSVNEPCFTGHFPEKPIFPGVLILESLAQAMGILAFKTQELEKGSLFYFAGIDNARFKKPVVPGDQMELRVEVLKEVRGVTRFTGIASVDGKVVCEAELMCARK from the coding sequence GTGTCAGAACTTAGTGAAGTAAGCAAAATAGTTGAGATTGAAGAAATTATGCGTTTATTGCCACATCGTTATCCATTTTTAATGGTTGATCGTGTGCTGGATTTTGAAGAAGGGAAATGGCTTACTGCTATCAAAAATGTGAGTGTCAATGAACCTTGCTTTACAGGACACTTTCCTGAAAAACCGATTTTCCCTGGCGTTTTAATTTTAGAATCATTAGCACAGGCAATGGGCATTTTAGCATTTAAAACTCAGGAATTAGAAAAAGGTTCACTTTTCTATTTTGCGGGTATTGATAATGCTCGTTTTAAAAAACCAGTTGTACCGGGTGATCAAATGGAGTTGCGTGTTGAAGTTCTAAAGGAAGTGCGAGGTGTTACACGTTTTACTGGTATTGCATCAGTAGATGGTAAGGTGGTATGTGAAGCGGAGCTGATGTGTGCCCGTAAATAA
- the lpxD gene encoding UDP-3-O-(3-hydroxymyristoyl)glucosamine N-acyltransferase yields MNSFRLKQLAEQIGGTLRGNADLVISSIAPLEKAESEQITFISNAKYRSQLAACKAGAVIVSESDVEFCRADQNLIITSNPYLAYALLSQYMDTTPKPAENIAPTAVISPDAVIGQNVSIGPNAVIESGVELADDVIIGAGCFIGKNSKIGARTKIWANVAIYHNVQIGMDCLIQSSAVIGSDGFGYANDKGQWIKIPQTGGVIIGNRVEIGACTCIDRGALDPTVIEDNVIIDNLCQIAHNVHIGFGTAVAGGVIMAGSLKIGRFCQIGGASVINGHMEICDGAIITGMGMVMRPITEKGIYSSGIPLQTNKEWRKTATLTMNIDKINERLKAVEKQLKS; encoded by the coding sequence ATGAACTCTTTCCGTCTAAAACAATTAGCGGAGCAAATCGGCGGTACTCTGCGGGGTAACGCCGATTTAGTTATTTCAAGTATCGCTCCGTTAGAGAAAGCTGAAAGTGAGCAGATCACTTTTATCTCAAATGCAAAATATCGCTCACAATTAGCCGCTTGTAAAGCAGGAGCAGTTATTGTAAGTGAGTCAGATGTCGAATTTTGTCGTGCAGATCAAAATTTGATTATTACATCTAATCCTTATTTAGCCTATGCATTATTATCACAGTATATGGATACAACCCCAAAGCCTGCTGAAAATATTGCTCCAACGGCGGTTATTTCACCTGATGCGGTAATTGGGCAAAATGTATCTATTGGACCAAATGCTGTGATCGAAAGCGGTGTGGAACTTGCCGATGATGTCATCATTGGTGCAGGCTGTTTCATTGGAAAGAATAGCAAAATTGGGGCGAGGACTAAAATTTGGGCAAATGTAGCTATTTACCATAATGTTCAAATAGGTATGGATTGTTTAATTCAGTCTTCAGCTGTTATTGGCAGTGATGGCTTTGGTTATGCAAATGATAAAGGGCAGTGGATTAAGATCCCACAAACAGGTGGCGTAATTATTGGAAATCGGGTTGAAATTGGCGCTTGTACTTGTATTGATAGAGGTGCACTTGATCCAACCGTTATTGAAGATAATGTGATTATTGATAACCTTTGCCAAATTGCTCACAATGTTCATATCGGTTTTGGTACAGCTGTAGCAGGTGGTGTGATTATGGCAGGGAGTTTGAAAATTGGACGATTCTGTCAAATCGGTGGGGCAAGTGTCATTAATGGTCATATGGAAATTTGTGATGGAGCTATCATTACTGGAATGGGAATGGTAATGCGTCCAATTACGGAGAAAGGGATTTATTCATCGGGTATTCCACTCCAAACAAATAAAGAATGGCGTAAAACAGCCACATTGACAATGAATATTGATAAGATCAATGAGCGTTTAAAAGCCGTTGAAAAACAGTTAAAAAGTTAA
- a CDS encoding OmpH family outer membrane protein: protein MKNVFKLAAVAAAFTFSANLANADDKIAFADPGYLLQNHPAMVAAAEKIEKTMADARGKFADEEKKLSAEDKALNDEYKKIETDAKKLQQEQSSVEASIKKKIAALEKDAPRLRSKEIQARQTAIQNEQKAFQGKVAAIQKREAAFKKKAETFQKKVAELQAKMQKAAQAENAVDTVEIQKKAVDDINAAIKTVADSKGYTIVLPAAALYVKDENANITEAILAEVKAKQPTVETKPANEKAADTPKIEDAAKSATTEQK from the coding sequence ATGAAAAATGTATTCAAATTAGCTGCGGTAGCTGCTGCATTTACATTCTCTGCAAACTTAGCTAATGCTGATGATAAAATTGCTTTTGCAGATCCGGGTTATTTATTACAAAACCACCCTGCAATGGTTGCAGCTGCTGAGAAAATTGAAAAAACTATGGCAGACGCTAGAGGTAAATTTGCTGATGAAGAAAAGAAATTATCAGCGGAAGATAAAGCATTAAATGATGAATATAAAAAAATTGAAACAGATGCGAAAAAATTACAGCAAGAGCAATCAAGCGTAGAAGCATCAATCAAGAAAAAAATCGCAGCATTAGAAAAAGATGCACCGAGGCTTCGCTCAAAAGAGATCCAAGCACGTCAAACAGCTATTCAAAATGAGCAAAAAGCATTCCAAGGAAAAGTAGCAGCAATTCAAAAACGTGAAGCGGCATTTAAGAAGAAAGCTGAAACGTTCCAGAAAAAAGTAGCTGAGTTGCAAGCAAAAATGCAAAAAGCAGCACAAGCTGAAAATGCAGTAGATACCGTTGAAATTCAGAAAAAAGCAGTTGATGATATTAATGCAGCAATTAAAACCGTTGCAGATTCAAAAGGTTATACCATTGTATTACCTGCTGCGGCACTTTATGTGAAGGATGAAAATGCAAATATTACAGAAGCGATCTTAGCAGAAGTAAAAGCAAAACAGCCTACGGTAGAAACTAAACCAGCAAATGAAAAAGCTGCGGATACGCCAAAAATAGAAGATGCAGCGAAATCTGCAACGACAGAGCAAAAATAA